Proteins from one Bacteroidota bacterium genomic window:
- a CDS encoding BamA/TamA family outer membrane protein gives MRLITSLNSFKLFYLPTALICVISFSYSQSTDTLKVETEDCQQEELGDVLRGMLNKPPKIDTTSKSASLILLPIIGSNPATGFMVGVGGQFAFQTLGSELYSLLSGSLQLTTKGQFLILLKNNIYTKNERIFLSGDWRYQIFSQSTYGLGTNAPDGGVLDYQYSLANNETAIDSFAQPMTFDFLRFHQSVLVKIKPKFYLGLGYYFDGYYKIVDQKLNLTPDDTLITSHYAYNTYYDFNTSKYFSSAININVLYDSRDNMINSYKGYYARASWRGAFEFLGNEVGGNVYEFEYRSFHSLSKHNPRHLIAFWMMANFSDEGTFPYMVLPATAYDQRGRSARGYTQGRFRGNDYVYLETEYRFPITKCNKVLGGVVFANATSTNGFEDDPKLFESIKPGYGAGLRIMVDKQSKTNLAVDFGFGEKSFGFYLAASETF, from the coding sequence ATGCGCCTGATTACTTCACTCAATAGTTTTAAATTATTTTATTTACCTACAGCTCTAATCTGTGTGATATCATTTTCCTATTCTCAATCTACAGATACACTTAAAGTGGAAACTGAAGATTGCCAACAAGAAGAGTTGGGAGATGTATTGCGTGGAATGCTAAATAAACCACCAAAAATAGATACAACATCCAAAAGTGCATCGCTGATATTACTGCCCATTATCGGATCAAATCCTGCAACCGGTTTTATGGTTGGTGTAGGTGGGCAATTTGCATTTCAAACTTTAGGTAGCGAATTATATTCTTTATTATCAGGTAGCCTTCAATTAACTACAAAAGGTCAGTTTCTTATCCTATTAAAGAATAATATCTACACCAAAAATGAACGTATCTTTTTAAGTGGCGACTGGCGCTATCAAATATTTTCTCAATCTACTTATGGTTTAGGGACAAATGCTCCTGATGGAGGAGTGTTGGATTATCAATATTCACTTGCAAATAACGAAACTGCAATTGATTCATTTGCACAACCTATGACCTTTGATTTCCTCCGCTTTCATCAATCAGTATTGGTGAAAATTAAACCAAAATTTTATTTAGGTTTGGGATATTATTTTGACGGCTATTATAAAATTGTAGATCAGAAATTAAATTTAACTCCTGATGATACTTTAATTACAAGTCATTATGCATATAATACGTATTATGATTTTAATACTTCTAAATATTTTTCTTCTGCAATAAATATCAATGTGCTCTACGACTCAAGGGATAATATGATTAATTCCTATAAAGGGTATTATGCAAGAGCAAGTTGGCGAGGTGCTTTTGAGTTTTTAGGTAATGAAGTGGGTGGTAATGTGTATGAATTTGAATACCGGAGTTTTCACAGTTTATCAAAACATAATCCAAGACATCTTATTGCTTTTTGGATGATGGCTAACTTTTCCGATGAAGGTACTTTTCCTTATATGGTTTTACCTGCTACAGCATATGATCAAAGAGGTAGAAGTGCACGAGGTTATACGCAAGGTCGTTTCCGTGGAAATGATTATGTGTATTTGGAAACTGAATATAGATTTCCAATTACGAAATGCAATAAAGTATTAGGAGGAGTTGTATTTGCAAATGCTACATCCACCAATGGATTTGAAGATGACCCCAAACTGTTTGAATCCATTAAACCCGGCTATGGCGCAGGATTACGCATTATGGTTGATAAACAATCAAAAACAAATCTTGCAGTAGATTTTGGCTTTGGTGAAAAATCATTTGGATTTTATCTTGCTGCCTCAGAAACTTTTTAA
- a CDS encoding four helix bundle protein gives MHNKNEENIILQYTFEFALKIMEYSEILKTANKYNMINQLFRSGTSIGANVREAQNAESRADFIHKMKIASKEAGETEYWLLLCKHSDSYPPVDTLLEKINVIEKILGKIIYSSKK, from the coding sequence ATGCATAATAAGAATGAGGAGAATATAATTTTACAATACACTTTTGAATTTGCATTAAAAATTATGGAGTATTCTGAGATTCTTAAAACAGCGAATAAGTATAATATGATAAATCAGTTATTTCGGTCAGGAACATCTATTGGAGCAAATGTTAGAGAAGCCCAAAATGCGGAAAGTCGTGCAGATTTTATTCATAAAATGAAAATTGCATCTAAAGAAGCCGGAGAAACTGAATATTGGTTATTACTATGTAAACATTCTGATAGCTATCCTCCGGTAGATACATTACTGGAAAAAATTAATGTGATAGAAAAAATATTAGGAAAAATAATTTATTCATCAAAAAAATAG
- a CDS encoding cytochrome b/b6 domain-containing protein, with amino-acid sequence MEAVKYSKIYRILHWTIATAFMLLLITIFLRLTWMNKYNVSEIIQNYLSTTDQKLSEDQSIALAKQIRQPMWIWHIYIGYFLVGLFSIRFLLAPTGFMKFQNPFVKGLSLKVKFQKWTYIVFYVCVAISLITGMIIVLGPKSLKNSMEEIHVLGIYYLLAFIIVHIAGVLIAEFTNQKGIISRIISGSRDLKNKS; translated from the coding sequence ATGGAAGCGGTAAAGTATTCTAAAATATATCGCATATTGCATTGGACAATAGCCACTGCATTTATGCTATTGTTAATTACAATTTTTTTGCGATTAACATGGATGAATAAATATAATGTTTCAGAGATTATTCAAAATTACCTTAGCACTACTGATCAAAAATTATCAGAAGATCAAAGTATAGCATTAGCAAAACAAATAAGACAACCCATGTGGATTTGGCATATTTACATTGGATATTTTTTAGTGGGATTATTTAGTATTCGGTTTCTGCTTGCCCCTACCGGATTTATGAAATTTCAAAATCCATTTGTGAAAGGATTATCATTAAAAGTAAAATTTCAAAAATGGACTTACATTGTGTTTTATGTATGTGTTGCTATTTCTTTAATTACAGGAATGATAATCGTATTAGGACCAAAGAGTTTGAAAAACTCTATGGAAGAGATTCATGTACTTGGTATTTATTATTTGTTAGCATTTATTATAGTGCATATCGCCGGTGTTTTAATTGCAGAATTCACTAATCAAAAAGGAATTATTTCACGGATAATTAGCGGCTCTCGTGATTTGAAAAACAAAAGTTAA
- a CDS encoding T9SS type A sorting domain-containing protein, whose translation MKKIMFSCLSMILTLSVFAQPTFDNSLMGTIGGSYTLTDWDATDFNPGEAGAGVIWDFSAITITGPVTVFNNVNPAATPYAASFGLATLAVTPDNTNFGYFQVTAAQYNSLGVGTPGASISYSNAETIFSFPLTYNTTNDDTFAASFVSTGVGFNRSGNVHMEADGYGTLILPSGTFTNVLRVKVEEDYSDESIGLPVPLSIEYETELYYWFMEGLTGPLFYYANMVTSSITGTTTTELGSLNPEAVVSIQNVTLPENLIHVFPNPATENLYIQNMNNIEFENIALYNMMGQSVLNQTMNNETITAINIEELPAGIYTLQLRNESGTLSKMISIE comes from the coding sequence ATGAAAAAAATAATGTTCTCTTGCTTATCTATGATACTCACACTTTCTGTTTTTGCACAACCCACTTTCGACAATTCTTTAATGGGCACTATTGGAGGTTCCTATACATTGACCGATTGGGATGCTACGGATTTTAATCCGGGTGAAGCTGGTGCAGGGGTTATTTGGGATTTTAGTGCTATAACTATCACCGGACCTGTTACAGTTTTTAATAATGTGAATCCTGCTGCAACTCCTTATGCTGCATCTTTTGGTTTAGCTACTTTAGCAGTCACTCCTGATAATACTAATTTCGGTTATTTCCAGGTAACTGCAGCGCAATACAATAGCTTAGGTGTAGGTACACCGGGTGCTTCAATTTCTTATAGTAATGCGGAAACAATTTTCAGTTTCCCGCTAACTTATAATACTACCAATGATGACACTTTTGCAGCATCTTTTGTTTCTACGGGAGTGGGTTTTAATAGAAGCGGAAATGTACACATGGAAGCCGATGGCTATGGCACTTTAATATTGCCTAGCGGCACTTTTACAAATGTGTTGCGTGTGAAAGTAGAAGAAGATTATTCTGACGAATCAATAGGGCTGCCGGTACCCTTAAGTATTGAATATGAAACTGAATTATATTACTGGTTTATGGAAGGGCTAACCGGACCTTTATTTTATTATGCTAATATGGTAACCTCTTCAATTACCGGAACTACTACCACAGAATTAGGATCATTAAATCCGGAAGCCGTTGTTTCTATTCAAAATGTAACATTGCCGGAGAATTTAATTCATGTATTTCCAAATCCGGCTACAGAAAATTTGTATATCCAGAACATGAATAATATTGAATTTGAAAATATTGCATTGTATAATATGATGGGACAATCTGTATTAAATCAGACAATGAATAACGAGACCATTACAGCAATAAATATTGAAGAATTACCAGCAGGTATTTATACTTTACAACTAAGGAATGAAAGCGGAACACTTTCTAAAATGATAAGTATCGAATAA
- the hppD gene encoding 4-hydroxyphenylpyruvate dioxygenase, translating into MELKELTKQEEKTQEDFLPLNGTDHIEFYCGNAKQSAFFYMSAFGFDLVAYAGLETGVKDRASYVLQQGKIRLVFTSSFDPDSDISDHVRRHGDGVKFLSLLVDDATKSFEETVKRGAKPYMSPTKFEDENGEVIISAIETYGDTVHKFVERKNYTGAFLPGYKPKQSPFKVKPIGLEFIDHCVGNVELGRMNMWVDFYEKVMGFKLLITFDDEDISTEYSALMSKVVSNGNGYVKFPINEPAAGKKKSQIEEYLEFYKGAGVQHIAVATNDIIATVKEMRNRGVEFLYVPESYYVEAMERVGEINEDYEELKKLNILIDRDEEGYLLQLFTKPVQDRPTVFFEIIERCGAKSFGKGNFKALFESIEREQELRGTL; encoded by the coding sequence ATGGAATTAAAAGAATTAACAAAACAGGAAGAGAAAACTCAGGAAGATTTCTTACCATTAAATGGCACCGACCATATCGAATTTTATTGTGGTAATGCAAAACAATCTGCATTTTTTTATATGAGTGCATTTGGTTTTGATTTGGTGGCTTATGCCGGACTTGAAACCGGTGTAAAAGACAGAGCATCGTATGTATTACAACAAGGAAAAATACGCCTTGTATTTACCAGCTCATTCGATCCGGATTCAGATATTTCAGATCATGTTCGCAGACATGGTGATGGCGTTAAATTTTTATCGCTATTGGTAGATGATGCTACAAAATCATTTGAAGAAACAGTGAAACGAGGTGCTAAGCCTTATATGTCTCCCACAAAATTTGAAGATGAAAATGGCGAAGTAATTATTTCAGCTATTGAAACTTACGGTGATACCGTTCACAAATTTGTAGAGCGCAAAAATTATACAGGTGCTTTTTTACCGGGATATAAACCTAAACAATCACCCTTCAAAGTAAAACCTATCGGTCTGGAATTTATTGATCATTGTGTAGGAAATGTTGAGTTAGGTCGCATGAATATGTGGGTGGATTTTTATGAAAAAGTAATGGGCTTTAAACTGCTGATTACATTTGATGATGAAGATATTTCTACTGAATATTCTGCACTGATGAGTAAAGTGGTAAGCAATGGAAATGGATATGTAAAATTCCCGATAAACGAACCTGCTGCAGGAAAGAAAAAATCGCAGATAGAAGAATATTTAGAATTTTATAAAGGTGCAGGTGTTCAACATATTGCTGTTGCAACAAATGATATTATAGCCACAGTAAAAGAAATGCGCAACCGTGGTGTAGAATTTTTATATGTACCTGAATCTTATTATGTTGAAGCAATGGAGCGAGTGGGTGAAATAAATGAGGATTATGAAGAGCTTAAAAAATTAAATATCCTGATTGATCGTGATGAGGAAGGATATTTATTGCAATTGTTTACCAAACCTGTACAAGACAGACCAACAGTATTCTTTGAAATTATTGAACGCTGTGGTGCAAAGTCATTCGGTAAAGGAAACTTTAAAGCCTTGTTTGAATCTATTGAAAGAGAACAGGAACTGAGAGGAACATTATAA
- a CDS encoding alpha/beta fold hydrolase, with protein sequence MKLNYKVSGSGEPLIILHGLFGMLDNWQTVGKNLEKYFTVYLIDQRNHGRSPHDDLHSYSAMADDLNEFLIQTRISSANILGHSMGGKTAMQFALTYPKEIKKLIVVDIGIKKYPGGHEEIMDALLSIDLKTVHYRADAEKILLNKIPNFSVRQFLLKSLQRNSGGSYSWKFNLDALYNNYEENILTEIKATHVFSGETLFISGEKSPYILKEDWPKIQLLFPNARWKIIANAGHWVHAEQPDLLIDEIVKFIND encoded by the coding sequence GTGAAATTAAATTATAAAGTATCTGGAAGTGGTGAACCACTCATTATTTTACATGGCTTGTTTGGTATGTTGGATAACTGGCAAACTGTTGGAAAAAATTTGGAAAAATATTTCACAGTGTATTTAATTGACCAGCGCAATCATGGTCGTTCACCGCACGATGATTTGCATTCCTATTCTGCAATGGCAGATGATTTGAATGAGTTTCTTATTCAAACCAGAATTTCTTCAGCAAATATTTTAGGCCATTCCATGGGAGGTAAAACAGCCATGCAATTTGCATTAACATATCCCAAAGAAATAAAGAAATTAATTGTGGTGGATATCGGCATAAAAAAATATCCGGGAGGGCATGAAGAAATAATGGATGCATTGCTATCCATAGATCTTAAGACAGTACATTATCGTGCTGATGCAGAAAAAATATTGCTGAATAAAATTCCCAACTTTAGCGTTCGTCAATTTTTATTAAAAAGTTTGCAGCGCAATTCTGGTGGCAGTTATTCGTGGAAATTTAATCTGGATGCATTGTATAATAATTACGAAGAAAATATTTTAACTGAAATAAAAGCTACACACGTATTTTCAGGAGAAACACTTTTTATCAGTGGAGAAAAATCACCCTATATTTTAAAAGAAGATTGGCCGAAAATTCAATTGTTATTTCCAAATGCACGATGGAAAATAATTGCCAACGCAGGGCATTGGGTGCATGCCGAGCAACCTGATTTATTAATAGATGAAATTGTAAAATTTATTAATGATTAA
- a CDS encoding homogentisate 1,2-dioxygenase yields the protein MAYYIKAGQIPPTRHTQFRKPDGSLYQEELFSTEGFSNIYSLLYHLYPPTRIKQVGEPFSVAPKVVMSKHLQPRSFKGFKIQPEDDYLKSRKTLLVNNDLHISLAAPRKSMTDYFYKNADADEVIFIHEGSGKLLTEFGEIAFEYGDYVVVPRGIVYQIQFNDEKNRLLIIESFSPVTFPSHYQNKVGQLLEHAPFCERDIKTPQNLITHDEKGDFFFLIKKQGVMYPYHYANHPFDLIGWDGYMYPYAFSIHNFQPITGRVHLPPPIHQTFAARNMVICSFVPRMYDYHPLSIPAPYHHSNIDSDELLYYVDGDFMSRKSVERGQITLHPGGVPHGPHPGTYEASVGKKETHELAVMIDPFNPLQLTEEALGIEEKDYYLSWLE from the coding sequence ATGGCATACTATATAAAAGCTGGGCAAATACCGCCCACAAGACATACGCAATTTCGCAAACCTGATGGTAGTCTTTATCAGGAAGAATTATTTTCTACCGAAGGATTTTCAAATATTTATTCTTTACTCTATCATTTATATCCACCAACCCGGATTAAACAAGTGGGAGAACCTTTTAGCGTAGCGCCAAAAGTAGTTATGAGTAAACATTTACAACCCCGCAGTTTTAAGGGGTTTAAAATTCAACCGGAAGATGATTATTTGAAGAGTCGTAAAACATTATTGGTGAATAATGATTTGCATATTTCACTTGCTGCACCACGTAAATCTATGACGGATTATTTTTATAAAAATGCAGATGCGGATGAAGTAATTTTTATTCACGAAGGCAGTGGTAAATTGCTTACGGAATTTGGCGAAATTGCATTTGAATATGGTGACTATGTTGTTGTACCAAGAGGAATAGTTTATCAGATTCAATTTAATGATGAAAAAAATCGTTTGCTGATTATTGAATCATTCAGTCCGGTTACTTTTCCAAGTCATTATCAAAATAAAGTAGGTCAGTTATTAGAACATGCACCCTTCTGCGAACGTGATATTAAAACACCACAGAATTTAATTACGCATGATGAAAAAGGTGATTTCTTTTTTCTTATTAAGAAGCAAGGTGTTATGTATCCATATCATTATGCAAATCATCCGTTTGATTTAATTGGCTGGGATGGATATATGTATCCTTATGCATTCAGCATTCATAATTTTCAACCAATAACAGGTCGTGTGCATTTGCCTCCTCCTATTCACCAAACATTCGCAGCCCGCAATATGGTGATATGTTCTTTTGTTCCTCGTATGTACGATTATCATCCACTATCTATTCCTGCACCTTATCATCACAGCAACATTGATAGCGATGAATTGTTATATTATGTAGATGGAGATTTTATGAGCAGAAAAAGTGTAGAGCGTGGACAGATTACATTACATCCCGGTGGAGTTCCACATGGTCCGCATCCCGGTACTTATGAAGCAAGTGTTGGCAAAAAAGAAACACATGAATTGGCTGTGATGATTGATCCGTTTAATCCACTGCAATTAACTGAAGAAGCATTGGGTATTGAAGAGAAGGATTATTATTTGAGTTGGCTTGAATGA